One part of the Coffea eugenioides isolate CCC68of chromosome 10, Ceug_1.0, whole genome shotgun sequence genome encodes these proteins:
- the LOC113750833 gene encoding uncharacterized protein LOC113750833: MCSGEHMKNCASLLAGESFSYNQILQATDWFSESNLIKHGSSGDLFYGVLEGRTQVVVKKIDLSSVNKESLFIADLEVLGKVSHHHRFVPLVGQCLENANEKRLVYEHMANKDLSTSLSRKIESGNRRKLPFLDWITRLKIATEVAEAYLYYFSDIQASSLLLDDKFEVKLGSLYEVCAEEKDMRQTATSEKEISAMAFGEGTFAAAPTTSLLQDIKRASVIWDQEAGRYVSVPVPASDTRGRSFVPEGSKTSTGLKNDDKRPVTFLSPGTSNDSYASCAYDVYSFGKVLLELVTGKLGLTATDDSALNGWMENVLSYILPDDVEVVVNIIDSSLVRAKHLLAQAWAVSFIAKACLSPESSERPRMAQIHLALEHIESASFTNKNLNFTGNHDSVRSAAMEIAKILWGCKIVGRTAQATASGTTLGGGTASRNHRISEAGDFEETYPNGGIFSQLNLTIFYYAELKAAIRHFGSDIGMRELEFGRVYQAWLQDKSTLMHGKGSIVAVRNLSSETKQLLKSRISSLGRLSHPNLVKFLGYCEDKELCVVHEFMQSGSLDNQLFGAGSEVQPLSWDTRLNILIGAARGLAFLHATQEQGFYEYFGTSDILLDGAYNAKISGFGTAKITPLSYLYDVHPNFFRNGRYVDAPPENVFPGANAGLMNVKSDVYGFGVVLVAMLTGLSTKGRQRLNWGEINPVLCFMDLKRDRLEKIMDPKLKGQYSFKVAQKLGSLASICLQYDPEFRPSMKVVVEVLEHVAAAKVETQKPWINQKAHQQVQQL, translated from the exons ATGTGTAGCGGCGAGCACATGAAAAATTGTGCCAG CTTATTGGCTGGGGAATCGTTTTCATACAATCAAATTCTCCAAGCGACAGATTGGTTCAGTGAATCTAACCTCATCAAGCATGGTAGCTCTGGGGATCTCTTTTATGGAGTTTTGGAAGGAAGAACTCAAGTGGTAGTTAAAAAAATCGATCTTTCATCGGTCAACAAAGAATCCCTTTTCATAGCAGACTTGGAGGTTCTTGGAAAGGTTTCTCATCATCATAGATTCGTCCCACTGGTTGGTCAATGCTTGGAGAACGCGAATGAGAAGCGTTTGGTTTACGAGCATATGGCTAATAAGGATTTGTCGACTTCTTTGTCTAGAAAAATCGAATCAGGTAATCGTAGAAAATTACCATTCCTGGACTGGATAACAAGGTTGAAGATAGCAACTGAAGTTGCTGAGG CTTATCTTTACTATTTTAGCGACATTCAAGCAAGTAGCCTACTTCTCGATGACAAGTTTGAGGTGAAGTTAGGAAGCCTTTATGAAGTCTGTGCAGAAGAAAAAGACATGCGTCAGACTGCTACTTCAG AAAAAGAGATAAGTGCCAT GGCATTTGGAGAAGGCACTTTTG CTGCAGCACCAACAACTTCACTGCTACAAGATATCAAGAGGGCATCGGTCATTTGGGACCAAGAAGCTGGTAGGTATGTTTCTGTCCCAGTTCCAGCTTCAGATACACGTGGTAGATCATTCGTACCTGAAGGGTCAAAGACAAGTACAGGACTAAAAAATGATGACAAGAGGCCAGTAACTTTTTTGTCTCCCG GTACATCTAATGACAGTTATGCATCATGTGCCTATGATGTTTATAGCTTTGGAAAGGTTCTGCTTGAGCTAGTCACTGGAAAGCTGGGTTTAACTGCCACAGATGATTCCGCATTGAACGGTTGGATGGAAAATGTGCTGTCTTATATTCTCCCTGATGATGTGGAAGTTGTTGTAAACATCATTGACTCGTCTTTGGTCAGAGCTAAGCATCTTTTGGCCCAGGCATGGGCTGTTTCTTTTATTGCTAAGGCATGTCTCAGTCCTGAATCTTCTGAACGACCCCGGATGGCTCAGATACATCTTGCTTTAGAGCATATTGAATCAGCAAGTTTCACTAATAAAAACCTCAACTTTACCGGTAATCATGACTCAGTTAGATCTGCAGCTATGGAGATTGCAAAGATACTTTGGGGATGCAAAATAGTAG GAAGGACAGCACAGGCAACTGCTTCTGGAACAACTCTAGGCGGAGGCACTGCCTCAAGGAACCATCGAATCTCAGAAGCTGGTGACTTTGAGGAGACCTatccaaatggagggattttctCTCAGCTCAATTTAACTATTTTCTATTATGCAGAACTCAAGGCTGCAATTAGACATTTTGGAAGTGATATAGGGATGAGAGAACTGGAATTTGGTAGAGTATACCAAGCATGGCTTCAAGACAAATCCACGTTGATGCATGGCAAGGGATCCATAGTTGCTGTTAGAAATTTGTCCTCCGAAACTAAGCAGCTATTAAAG TCCCGTATAAGCTCACTTGGAAGACTTTCTCATCCTAACCTAGTCAAGTTCCTTGGATATTGCGAGGACAAAGAGCTATGTGTTGTCCATGAATTTATGCAAAGTGGCAGCCTAGACAACCAACTCTTTGGAG CGGGCTCTGAAGTTCAGCCACTTTCCTGGGACACAAGACTTAACATTCTAATTGGAGCAGCTCGAGGCCTAGCATTCTTGCATGCAACACAGGAGCAAGGTTTTTATGAATATTTCGGTACCTCAGACATCTTGCTTGATGGT GCTTACAATGCGAAGATATCGGGTTTTGGCACTGCAAAGATAACCCCTCTAAGTTATCTCTATGATGTACATCCTAATTTTTTTAGGAATGGAAGATATGTTGATGCTCCTCCTGAGAATGTCTTCCCAGGTGCAAATGCAG GGCTTATGAATGTGAAGAGTGATGTGTATGGTTTTGGTGTGGTATTGGTTGCAATGCTAACAGGTTTATCTACAAAAGGGAGACAGCGGCTTAATTGGGGTGAAATCAATCCAGTTCTGTGCTTTATGGATCTCAAAAGAGACAGATTGGAGAAAATTATGGATCCAAAGCTAAAAGGCCAATATTCTTTTAAAGTTGCACAAAAATTAGGTTCTCTTGCTTCCATTTGTCTTCAATATGATCCTGAATTCAGACCATCGATGAAAGTTGTTGTCGAGGTACTTGAACATGTTGCAGCTGCT